The following coding sequences are from one Euwallacea fornicatus isolate EFF26 chromosome 8, ASM4011564v1, whole genome shotgun sequence window:
- the LOC136340614 gene encoding uncharacterized protein: MEMGYLFLLILTALNGVHVSPSTSEQGFRIYMLANDCLDKNLPVVLTNISLKLRNDTYLIKFDINATEDTFEDITLEMSVKRCLNKAARDTCEEFHKFVFPHFCRMINLPGPWLTYMKNMSPPYMCPTKKGIYRMLNSIQCKIKDMERLNFRDGYFFKVLMKSYGMESNRLYSCFKIEGQK; this comes from the exons ATGGAAATgggatatttatttttgctgaTATTGACAGCTCTTAATGGAGTACATGTTTCACCGTCAACTTCG GAACAGGGATTTCGGATCTACATGCTGGCGAATGATTGCCTAGACAAGAATTTGCCTGTGGTGTTGACAAATATTTCGCTTAAATTGAGGAACGACACATATTTGATTAAGTTTGACATTAACGCAACTGAAGACACGTTCGAGGACATAACG CTGGAAATGTCGGTGAAGAGGTGTTTGAACAAGGCAGCCCGAGACACTTGTGAggaatttcacaaatttgtttttccacATTTCTGCCGAATGATAAACCTCCCAGGGCCCTGGCTCacttacatgaaaaatatgagTCCTCCCTACATGTGTCCCACGAAAAAG GGGATCTACCGGATGTTGAACAGCATACAATGCAAGATCAAAGACATGGAGCGTTTGAATTTTCGAGATGGCTATTTCTTCAAAGTACTGATGAAATCTTATGGAATGGAATCCAACCGGCTATACTCGTGTTTCAAAATTGAGGGTCAAAAGTAG